In one Pseudomonas tensinigenes genomic region, the following are encoded:
- a CDS encoding TonB-dependent receptor, whose product MARQHAQLPVSSPRLLASAIGVAITAGSAGQMVFAAEKTDSKAAGNAIALDATAITGEAQDSTSYQVEKASSPKYTAPLVDTPRSVTVIPQQVLKDTGALNMQDALRTVPGITFGAGEGGNPQGDRPFIRGFDAQGDTYLDGVRDTGSQSREIFAVENIEVSKGPNSAIGGRGAAGGSINLVSKKAHLGNSFDGGFTWGSDQTQRYTLDGNYQFSDTAAGRLNLMSHESNVAGRDKVDYDRWGIAPSLAFGLGTDTRVNLDYYHLESNDTPDSGVPYTIPAGGSAARTKSNPDKPYAGGDHSNFYGLDRDFRKGRTDTATFAIEHDLSDSLTIKNTLRHGTSMQDYILTQPDDSKGNVNNGSLWRRANTRVSNTETTTNQTDLFGNFYVAGFKNSFSTGVEYTREESQKSSYNVNTDTTPRTTNVAASSNCTPSMIGASSNYNCTSLSNPNPNDPWNGAISRNYAGTDTQANTYALYVFDTLELNEQWLVNMGLRYDHFDTDYKTYNAAGTTTSKGDDTSEFVTGQFGVVYKPAENGSIYASYATSATPPGNTLGEGQEGNPLGGTPDRSGNLLSSDMEPETTKNYEIGTKWDLLNDRLSLTADIFRTEKENARVQVDTTSYENAGKTRVQGVELSASGKITDKWQVFAGYAFMDSEQVDGGPLGKANDGNELPNTPKNSASLWTTYQVTPKLTIGGGAFYVDDVYGSVANTTMVDSYVRYDAMAAYKLTKNVDLQLNVQNLTNETYYDKAFSTHFANQAAGRTALLSTNFHF is encoded by the coding sequence ATGGCACGTCAACACGCACAATTACCGGTCAGTTCACCACGTCTGCTCGCCTCTGCAATCGGTGTGGCAATCACCGCCGGCTCCGCTGGCCAGATGGTCTTCGCTGCGGAAAAAACCGACAGCAAAGCCGCCGGCAATGCCATCGCCCTGGACGCAACCGCCATCACTGGCGAAGCCCAGGACTCGACGTCCTACCAGGTCGAAAAAGCCTCCTCGCCCAAGTACACCGCGCCGCTGGTCGACACGCCGCGCTCGGTCACCGTGATTCCGCAACAAGTACTCAAAGACACCGGCGCCCTGAACATGCAGGACGCGCTGCGCACCGTGCCGGGCATCACCTTCGGCGCCGGTGAAGGCGGCAACCCACAGGGCGACCGTCCGTTCATTCGTGGTTTCGACGCCCAGGGCGACACCTACCTCGACGGCGTGCGCGACACCGGTTCGCAGAGCCGCGAGATCTTCGCCGTGGAAAACATCGAAGTCAGCAAGGGCCCTAACTCCGCCATCGGCGGTCGTGGCGCGGCAGGCGGCAGCATCAACCTGGTGAGCAAGAAAGCCCACCTGGGCAACTCGTTCGATGGCGGCTTCACCTGGGGCTCCGACCAGACCCAGCGTTACACCCTCGACGGCAACTACCAGTTCAGCGACACCGCTGCTGGCCGTCTGAACCTGATGAGCCACGAGAGCAATGTCGCCGGTCGCGACAAGGTCGATTACGACCGCTGGGGTATCGCGCCGTCCCTGGCGTTTGGCCTGGGCACCGACACCCGCGTCAACCTCGACTACTACCATCTCGAAAGCAACGACACCCCGGATTCGGGCGTGCCGTACACCATTCCGGCCGGCGGCTCCGCTGCACGCACCAAGTCCAATCCGGACAAGCCATACGCCGGCGGTGATCACAGCAACTTCTACGGTCTGGATCGCGACTTCCGCAAGGGCCGCACCGACACCGCAACCTTCGCCATCGAACACGATCTGAGCGACTCGCTGACGATCAAGAACACCCTGCGCCACGGCACCAGCATGCAGGATTACATCCTGACCCAGCCGGACGACAGCAAGGGCAACGTCAACAATGGCAGCCTCTGGCGTCGGGCGAATACTCGGGTGAGCAATACCGAGACCACCACCAACCAGACTGACCTGTTCGGTAACTTCTACGTCGCCGGCTTCAAGAACAGCTTTTCCACCGGCGTTGAATACACCCGTGAGGAAAGCCAGAAGTCCTCGTATAACGTCAACACCGACACCACGCCGCGCACCACTAATGTGGCCGCGAGCAGCAACTGCACACCGTCGATGATCGGCGCGTCGAGTAACTACAACTGCACCTCGCTGTCGAACCCGAACCCGAACGACCCGTGGAACGGCGCAATCTCGCGCAACTACGCCGGCACCGACACCCAGGCCAACACCTACGCGCTGTATGTATTCGATACGCTGGAGCTGAACGAGCAGTGGCTGGTGAACATGGGGCTGCGTTACGACCACTTCGACACTGACTACAAGACCTACAACGCTGCCGGCACCACCACGTCCAAGGGTGATGACACCAGCGAGTTCGTCACCGGTCAGTTCGGCGTCGTCTACAAGCCGGCGGAAAACGGCAGCATCTACGCCTCCTACGCCACCTCGGCCACGCCACCGGGCAACACCTTGGGCGAGGGTCAGGAAGGCAACCCCTTGGGCGGCACCCCGGATCGCAGCGGCAACCTGCTGAGCAGCGACATGGAGCCGGAAACCACCAAGAACTATGAAATCGGCACCAAGTGGGATCTGCTCAACGATCGCCTGTCGCTGACCGCTGACATCTTCCGCACCGAGAAAGAAAACGCTCGTGTGCAAGTCGACACCACGTCGTACGAAAACGCCGGCAAGACCCGTGTGCAAGGTGTCGAGCTCTCGGCCAGCGGCAAGATCACTGACAAGTGGCAAGTGTTCGCCGGTTACGCCTTCATGGACAGCGAACAAGTCGATGGCGGCCCGCTGGGCAAGGCCAACGATGGCAACGAACTGCCTAACACGCCGAAAAACAGCGCCAGCCTGTGGACCACTTACCAGGTCACGCCGAAGCTGACCATCGGTGGCGGTGCGTTCTACGTCGACGACGTGTACGGCAGCGTGGCCAACACCACCATGGTTGACTCGTATGTTCGCTACGACGCGATGGCGGCTTACAAGCTGACCAAGAACGTCGACCTGCAACTCAACGTGCAAAACCTGACCAACGAAACCTACTACGACAAAGCCTTCTCGACCCACTTCGCCAACCAGGCGGCGGGCCGTACGGCACTGTTGAGCACCAACTTCCACTTCTGA
- a CDS encoding Fe2+-dependent dioxygenase, translating into MLLHIPALFAKEEVQRIREALEQADWADGKITAGFQSAKAKHNLQLPEGHPLAKEIGVAMLERLWKNPLFMSAALPHKVFPPLVNCYTAGGSFDFHIDNAVRQPKGSIERVRTDLSATLFFSEPEDYDGGELEIQDTYGTQQVKLPAGDMVLYPGTSLHKVNAVTRGARYASFFWTQSLVREDSQRALLFEMDGAIQQLTQDMPDHPSLIRLTGTYHNLLRRWVEV; encoded by the coding sequence ATGCTGCTGCACATCCCCGCACTGTTCGCGAAAGAAGAAGTGCAGCGCATTCGTGAGGCACTGGAGCAGGCCGATTGGGCCGATGGCAAGATCACCGCCGGCTTTCAATCGGCCAAGGCAAAGCACAATCTGCAACTGCCAGAAGGTCATCCGCTGGCCAAGGAAATCGGCGTGGCGATGCTTGAACGGCTGTGGAAAAATCCGCTGTTCATGTCCGCCGCGCTGCCGCACAAAGTCTTCCCGCCGTTAGTGAACTGTTACACGGCCGGTGGCAGCTTCGATTTCCACATCGACAACGCCGTGCGCCAGCCCAAGGGCAGCATCGAACGGGTACGTACCGATCTGTCGGCGACGCTGTTTTTCAGTGAGCCTGAGGATTACGACGGCGGCGAACTGGAAATCCAGGACACCTACGGCACCCAGCAGGTGAAACTGCCGGCCGGCGATATGGTGTTGTACCCCGGCACCAGCCTGCACAAGGTCAACGCGGTCACTCGTGGTGCGCGTTATGCGTCGTTTTTCTGGACGCAAAGTCTGGTGCGGGAAGACAGTCAGCGTGCGTTGCTGTTCGAGATGGACGGGGCGATTCAACAGCTCACGCAGGACATGCCTGATCACCCTTCGCTGATCCGCCTCACCGGTACGTATCACAACTTGCTGCGGCGCTGGGTCGAGGTATGA
- a CDS encoding alkaline phosphatase D family protein has product MSDFNPGRRRVMQVVGAGLLMPGLAPAVIASVKDRPQLTDGVQSGDLQGDRAMIWSRSDRPAHMVVEWDTRSQFRHPRRVVSALADARSDFTARVELTGLPADQAIFYRVYFKDARTGVASEPWLGHLRSAPTARRNIRFVWSGDTVGQGFGINPDIGGMRIYEAMRLRLPDFFIHSGDTIYADGPVPAQLTTENGRIWRNLTTEAKSKVAQTLDDYRGNYRYNLMDENIRRFNAEVPQIWQWDDHEVVNNWSPGKQLDERYQEKDIHTLVGRARKAWLEYSPMRLQAADGGGRIYRKLSYGPMLDVFVLDMRSYRGANDDNLGAAKPFLGREQLDWLKRGLKKSKAQWKVIAADMPIGLGVPDGEVSPGVARWEAVANGDPGPAQGREVEIAELLGYLRAQQVRNFVFLTADVHYCAAHHYHPDRAAFQDFEPFWEFVAGPLNAGSFGPNPLDKTFGPEVVFEKAPPAQNTSPFAGFQFFGEVNIDGGSGEMSVVLRDLNGVAVFEKKLQPA; this is encoded by the coding sequence ATGAGCGATTTCAACCCCGGTCGCCGGCGTGTCATGCAAGTCGTCGGCGCCGGATTGCTGATGCCAGGCCTGGCGCCGGCGGTGATTGCTTCGGTCAAGGACCGCCCGCAACTGACCGATGGCGTGCAGTCCGGCGACCTGCAAGGCGACCGCGCGATGATCTGGAGCCGCAGCGATCGTCCCGCGCATATGGTGGTCGAGTGGGACACTCGCAGCCAGTTTCGTCACCCGCGCCGTGTGGTCTCGGCGCTCGCCGATGCCCGCAGCGACTTCACCGCCCGCGTTGAGCTCACCGGGCTGCCCGCCGATCAGGCGATTTTCTATCGCGTGTACTTCAAGGACGCCCGCACCGGTGTCGCCAGCGAACCGTGGCTCGGCCACCTGCGCAGCGCACCGACGGCACGGCGCAATATTCGTTTCGTCTGGAGCGGCGACACCGTCGGCCAGGGCTTCGGCATCAACCCGGACATCGGCGGCATGCGCATCTATGAAGCCATGCGTCTGCGCCTGCCGGACTTCTTTATCCACAGCGGCGACACCATCTACGCCGACGGCCCGGTGCCCGCGCAGCTCACCACCGAAAACGGTCGCATCTGGCGCAACCTTACCACCGAAGCCAAGAGCAAAGTCGCACAGACCCTCGACGACTATCGCGGCAACTACCGCTACAACCTGATGGACGAAAACATCCGCCGCTTCAACGCCGAAGTGCCGCAGATCTGGCAGTGGGACGACCATGAGGTGGTCAACAACTGGTCGCCGGGCAAGCAACTCGACGAGCGTTATCAGGAGAAAGATATCCACACCCTGGTCGGCCGTGCACGTAAGGCCTGGCTGGAATATTCACCGATGCGTTTGCAGGCCGCCGACGGTGGCGGGCGGATTTATCGCAAGCTCAGTTACGGGCCGATGCTCGATGTGTTCGTGCTCGACATGCGCAGTTACCGCGGCGCCAATGACGACAACCTTGGCGCGGCGAAACCGTTCCTGGGTCGCGAGCAACTGGACTGGCTCAAGCGCGGCTTGAAGAAATCCAAAGCGCAATGGAAGGTCATCGCCGCGGACATGCCGATTGGTCTGGGCGTGCCGGATGGCGAGGTCAGCCCGGGTGTGGCGCGTTGGGAAGCGGTGGCTAATGGTGACCCGGGACCGGCGCAGGGGCGCGAGGTGGAAATCGCCGAATTGCTCGGTTATCTGCGCGCGCAGCAGGTGCGCAATTTTGTCTTTCTAACGGCGGACGTGCATTACTGCGCGGCGCATCACTATCACCCTGATCGCGCGGCGTTTCAGGATTTCGAACCGTTCTGGGAGTTTGTCGCGGGGCCGCTGAACGCCGGGAGCTTTGGGCCTAATCCGCTGGATAAGACCTTTGGTCCGGAGGTGGTGTTCGAGAAGGCTCCGCCGGCGCAGAACACGTCACCGTTTGCCGGGTTTCAGTTTTTTGGCGAGGTGAATATTGACGGGGGGAGTGGGGAGATGAGTGTGGTGTTGCGGGATTTGAATGGGGTGGCGGTTTTTGAGAAGAAGTTGCAGCCCGCTTAA
- a CDS encoding type III PLP-dependent enzyme has product MSIQVEDYFARATFDKMKAFADKQETPFVVIDTAMISQAYDDLRAGFEFAKVYYAVKANPAVEIIDLLKEKGSSFDIASIYELDKVMDRGVSADRISYGNTIKKSKDIRYFYEKGVRLFSTDSEADLRNIAKAAPGSKVYVRILTEGSTTADWPLSRKFGCQTDMAMDLLILARDLGLVPYGISFHVGSQQRDISVWDAAIAKVKVIFERLKEEDGIHLKLINMGGGFPANYITRTNSLETYAEEIIRFLKEDFGDDLPEIILEPGRSLIANAGILVSEVVLVARKSRTAVERWVYTDVGKFSGLIETMDEAIKFPIWTEKKGEMEEVVIAGPTCDSADIMYENYKYGLPLNLAIGDRLYWLSTGAYTTSYSAVEFNGFPPLKSFYV; this is encoded by the coding sequence ATGTCGATCCAGGTCGAAGACTATTTCGCGCGCGCTACATTCGACAAAATGAAGGCGTTCGCCGACAAACAGGAAACCCCGTTCGTGGTGATCGACACCGCGATGATCAGCCAGGCCTACGATGACCTGCGCGCCGGTTTCGAATTCGCCAAGGTCTACTACGCGGTCAAGGCCAACCCGGCCGTCGAGATCATCGACCTGCTCAAAGAGAAAGGTTCGAGCTTCGACATCGCCTCGATCTACGAGCTGGACAAGGTGATGGATCGCGGCGTCAGCGCCGACCGTATCAGCTACGGCAACACCATCAAGAAATCCAAGGACATCCGCTACTTCTACGAGAAGGGCGTGCGCCTGTTCTCCACCGACTCCGAAGCCGACCTGCGCAACATCGCCAAGGCTGCACCGGGTTCGAAAGTCTATGTACGTATTCTCACCGAAGGCTCGACCACGGCTGACTGGCCACTGTCGCGCAAATTCGGCTGCCAGACCGACATGGCCATGGACCTGCTGATCCTCGCTCGCGACCTCGGCCTGGTGCCTTACGGCATCTCCTTCCACGTCGGTTCGCAACAGCGCGACATCAGCGTCTGGGACGCGGCGATCGCCAAGGTCAAAGTAATCTTCGAGCGTCTGAAAGAAGAAGACGGCATCCATCTGAAGCTGATCAACATGGGCGGTGGCTTCCCGGCCAACTACATCACCCGCACCAACAGCCTGGAAACCTACGCCGAAGAAATCATCCGCTTCCTCAAGGAAGATTTCGGTGATGATCTGCCGGAAATCATTCTTGAGCCGGGCCGTTCGCTGATCGCCAATGCCGGTATTCTGGTCAGCGAAGTGGTGCTGGTTGCACGCAAGTCGCGCACTGCCGTTGAGCGCTGGGTGTATACCGATGTGGGCAAGTTCTCCGGCCTGATCGAAACCATGGACGAAGCGATCAAGTTCCCGATCTGGACCGAGAAAAAAGGCGAGATGGAAGAAGTGGTGATCGCCGGCCCGACTTGCGACAGCGCCGACATCATGTACGAGAACTACAAGTACGGTCTGCCGCTGAACCTGGCGATTGGTGATCGTCTGTACTGGTTGTCGACCGGTGCTTACACCACCAGTTACAGCGCGGTTGAGTTCAATGGTTTTCCGCCGTTGAAATCGTTTTACGTGTAA
- a CDS encoding tetratricopeptide repeat protein yields the protein MSFQLRRAEVLDGEQLSAMLGESPARAAQAILLAAGEGEVEAQALLGQILLDGQGIAQDQALALRWFGIAAGRGHLMARNMLGRCHEHGWGIAADASVAAQHYRIAAEAGLDWAMYNLANLLATGRGVAVDHRQALALYRRAAELGHAKSMNLFGRYLEDGQVCPANPLAARDWYRRSAEGGDFRGQFSFAAVLADEGRIDEAVDWLEKALAGGNLNFLRVASQTLASAVDPKIQALAGRYALRCQ from the coding sequence ATGAGTTTCCAACTGCGTCGCGCGGAAGTCCTCGACGGCGAACAACTCAGTGCCATGCTCGGCGAAAGCCCGGCACGCGCGGCGCAGGCAATTCTGCTGGCGGCGGGTGAGGGCGAAGTTGAGGCGCAGGCGTTGCTTGGACAGATCCTGCTGGATGGCCAGGGCATCGCACAGGACCAAGCCCTGGCGCTGCGCTGGTTTGGCATCGCCGCCGGGCGTGGGCATCTGATGGCGCGCAACATGCTCGGGCGTTGTCATGAGCATGGTTGGGGCATTGCGGCGGATGCGTCGGTTGCTGCGCAGCATTATCGGATTGCAGCGGAGGCGGGGCTGGATTGGGCGATGTACAACCTCGCCAATCTGCTCGCGACGGGGCGGGGGGTGGCGGTGGATCATCGGCAGGCGCTGGCGCTGTATCGGCGTGCGGCTGAGTTGGGCCATGCGAAATCGATGAATTTGTTTGGGCGGTATCTGGAGGACGGGCAGGTGTGCCCGGCGAATCCGTTAGCGGCGCGCGATTGGTATCGGCGTTCGGCCGAGGGTGGGGATTTTCGTGGGCAGTTCAGTTTCGCGGCGGTGTTGGCGGATGAAGGGCGGATTGATGAGGCGGTCGATTGGCTTGAGAAAGCATTGGCCGGCGGTAATCTGAATTTTCTGCGGGTGGCGAGTCAGACGTTGGCGAGTGCTGTAGATCCGAAAATTCAGGCGTTGGCTGGGCGGTATGCGCTTCGGTGCCAATAG
- a CDS encoding osmoprotectant ABC transporter ATP-binding protein OsmV: protein MIELQNLSKTFQSNGKDVKAVDSVSLTVNEGEICVFLGPSGCGKSTTLKMINRLIKPTSGKILINGEDTTDLDEVTLRRNIGYVIQQIGLFPNMTIEENIVVVPKLLGWDKQKCHDRARELMSMIKLEPKQYLHRYPRELSGGQQQRIGVIRALAADAPLLLMDEPFGAVDPINREMIQNEFFEMQRALNKTVIMVSHDIDEAIKLGDKIAIFRAGKLLQIDHPDTLLAHPADDFVSNFVGQDSTLKRLLLVKAEDAADNAPSVSPETPVADALELMDEHDRRYVVVTCAENKALGYVRRRDLHRQTGTCAQFLREFNATAAYDEHLRILLSRMYEFNRSWLPVMDAERVFLGEVTQESIAEYLSSGKSRGGKTSIVSPAEAVVA, encoded by the coding sequence ATGATCGAACTTCAAAACCTCAGCAAAACTTTCCAAAGCAACGGCAAAGATGTCAAAGCCGTGGACTCGGTGAGCCTGACCGTCAATGAAGGCGAAATCTGCGTGTTCCTCGGGCCATCGGGTTGCGGCAAAAGCACCACGCTGAAGATGATCAATCGCCTGATCAAACCAACCTCGGGCAAGATCCTCATCAACGGTGAAGACACCACCGATCTCGACGAAGTGACCCTGCGGCGCAACATCGGCTACGTGATCCAGCAGATCGGCCTGTTCCCGAACATGACCATCGAAGAGAACATCGTCGTCGTGCCGAAACTGCTCGGCTGGGACAAACAGAAATGCCACGACCGCGCCCGCGAATTGATGAGCATGATCAAGCTGGAGCCCAAGCAGTATCTGCATCGTTATCCGCGCGAATTGTCCGGTGGCCAGCAACAGCGCATCGGCGTGATCCGCGCACTGGCCGCTGATGCGCCGCTGCTGCTAATGGACGAGCCGTTCGGTGCGGTCGACCCGATCAACCGCGAGATGATTCAGAACGAATTCTTCGAAATGCAGCGCGCGCTGAACAAGACCGTGATCATGGTCAGCCACGACATCGATGAAGCGATCAAACTCGGTGACAAGATCGCAATCTTCCGCGCCGGCAAACTGCTGCAGATCGATCACCCGGACACGCTGCTCGCGCACCCGGCGGACGACTTTGTCAGCAATTTCGTCGGCCAGGACAGCACGCTCAAGCGCCTGTTGTTGGTGAAGGCAGAAGATGCGGCGGACAACGCGCCGTCGGTCAGCCCGGAAACCCCGGTGGCCGATGCGCTGGAATTGATGGACGAGCATGACCGCCGCTATGTCGTGGTCACCTGTGCCGAGAACAAGGCATTGGGCTATGTGCGTCGTCGTGATCTGCACCGTCAGACTGGCACTTGCGCGCAGTTCCTGCGTGAGTTCAACGCCACGGCGGCGTACGACGAGCATTTGCGCATCCTGCTGTCGCGCATGTACGAGTTCAACCGTTCGTGGCTGCCGGTGATGGACGCCGAGCGGGTGTTCCTCGGTGAGGTCACGCAGGAGTCGATTGCCGAGTATCTGAGCTCCGGCAAATCTCGCGGCGGCAAGACCAGCATCGTCTCGCCAGCTGAGGCCGTAGTCGCATAA
- a CDS encoding ABC transporter permease, protein MEFLNAFSHLDWQQVMHLTWQHITLVGIAVTLAIVVGVPLGILMTRFPTLAGPLQASATVLLTVPSIALFGLLLPFYSKFGQGLGPMPAITAVFLYSLLPIMRNTYLALTGVEPGIREAARGIGMTFGQRLRMVELPIAVPVILAGVRTAVVMNIGVMTIAATIGAGGLGVLILASISRSDMSMLIVGALLVSLLAIFADLFLQWLQRSLTPKGLLK, encoded by the coding sequence ATGGAATTCCTGAACGCCTTTTCCCACCTCGACTGGCAGCAGGTGATGCACCTGACCTGGCAGCACATCACCCTGGTCGGCATCGCCGTGACCCTGGCGATTGTCGTTGGCGTGCCGCTGGGCATTCTGATGACACGCTTTCCGACCCTCGCCGGCCCTTTGCAGGCCAGCGCCACGGTGCTGCTGACCGTGCCGTCGATTGCCCTGTTCGGCCTGCTGCTGCCGTTCTACTCCAAGTTCGGCCAGGGCCTCGGGCCGATGCCGGCGATCACCGCAGTATTTCTCTATTCATTGCTGCCGATCATGCGTAACACCTACCTCGCCCTCACTGGCGTCGAACCAGGTATCCGTGAAGCCGCGCGCGGCATCGGCATGACCTTCGGCCAGCGCCTGCGCATGGTCGAATTGCCGATCGCCGTGCCGGTGATCCTCGCCGGTGTGCGCACCGCCGTGGTGATGAACATCGGCGTGATGACCATCGCCGCGACCATCGGCGCCGGCGGCCTCGGTGTGTTGATCCTCGCCTCCATCAGCCGCAGTGATATGTCGATGCTCATCGTCGGCGCGCTGCTGGTCAGTCTTCTGGCCATTTTCGCTGACCTGTTTCTCCAATGGCTGCAACGCTCGTTGACTCCAAAAGGACTGCTCAAATGA
- a CDS encoding PepSY domain-containing protein, with the protein MLKKTLFQLHWFFGITAGLVLALMGITGAAYSFQDEILRALNPSVLQVEKQVAGVLPPVELVERIEATSGKKVSMLWVETDSGSAARVYFTPPKGERRGEMRYFDPYTGEFMGDAVGQDFFGLMLQLHRFLAMGDTGRNITGACTLILLFFCLSGLYLRWPRQWNSWRVWLTLDWKKKGRAFNWDLHSVAGTWCLLVYLLLALTGLSWSYEWYNKGLTKLLSDAPQNERVRGGRGPAPEGPAPTADYAAMWSSIYSAAGPGLSAYNIRMPPVAGQPAIVFYLLETSPHDRALNQITLDPATGIVKRVDRYADKSFKAQLLTSIYALHVGSYFGLVGRIIITLAAVCMPLFFITGWLLYLDRRRKKKQIKDARKGLAQPAGDASAWLIGFASQSGFAEQLAWQTAGQLQAAGLPVKVQPLANVSEQDLRESNNALFVVSTFGDGEAPDSARGFERKVLGKAATLDSLNYSVLGLGDRQYQHFCGFAKRLHQWLSEHGGKTLFAPVEVDSGDPYALRHWQTQLGLLTGQAPIDTWQAPSYDNWTLLRRELMNPDSSGSPVYLLGLSAPNTSSWLAGDLVEVLPRNCPWAIENFLDGLGIRGETTVKINGLDEPLEVALASRQLPEHRAHLVGLHAQSLVDAMVPLAMREYSIASIAADGVLELIVRQEQHSDGSLGIGSGWLTEHAPVGGSISLRVRRNSGFHLPNEPVPMILLGNGTGIAGLRSLLKARIADGQQRQWLLFGERNREHDFLCRAELEEWLINGDLERLDLAFSRDQAEKVYVQDRLRESAEELKKWLADGAVIYICGSLQGMASGVDQALNDILGAAEVERLIEQGRYRRDVY; encoded by the coding sequence GTGTTGAAGAAAACCCTGTTCCAGTTGCACTGGTTTTTTGGCATCACCGCAGGCCTGGTGCTGGCGTTGATGGGCATCACCGGCGCGGCCTATTCGTTTCAGGACGAAATCCTGCGGGCGCTGAATCCGTCCGTCCTGCAAGTAGAAAAACAGGTCGCCGGTGTCTTGCCACCGGTGGAGCTGGTCGAGCGCATCGAAGCCACGTCCGGCAAAAAGGTCTCGATGCTCTGGGTTGAAACCGACAGCGGCAGCGCGGCGCGCGTCTACTTCACCCCGCCCAAAGGCGAACGTCGTGGCGAGATGCGCTACTTCGATCCCTACACCGGCGAGTTCATGGGCGATGCCGTCGGCCAGGATTTCTTCGGCCTGATGCTGCAGTTGCACCGCTTCCTCGCGATGGGCGATACCGGGCGCAACATCACCGGCGCCTGCACGCTGATTCTGTTGTTCTTCTGCCTCTCCGGCCTGTACCTGCGCTGGCCGCGTCAGTGGAACAGCTGGCGCGTCTGGCTGACGCTGGACTGGAAGAAAAAGGGCCGCGCCTTCAACTGGGATCTGCATTCGGTGGCCGGTACCTGGTGCCTGCTGGTTTATCTGCTGCTGGCGTTGACCGGGTTGTCGTGGTCGTACGAGTGGTATAACAAAGGCCTGACCAAATTGCTCTCCGACGCGCCGCAAAACGAGCGCGTGCGCGGCGGTCGCGGCCCGGCGCCGGAAGGTCCAGCGCCGACCGCTGACTATGCGGCAATGTGGAGCAGCATTTACAGCGCTGCCGGTCCCGGCTTGTCTGCCTACAACATTCGGATGCCGCCAGTGGCCGGTCAACCGGCGATCGTTTTCTATCTGCTGGAAACTTCGCCGCACGATCGCGCGCTTAACCAGATCACCCTCGACCCGGCCACCGGCATCGTCAAACGTGTCGACCGCTACGCCGACAAGAGCTTCAAGGCGCAACTGCTGACCAGCATTTATGCGCTGCACGTCGGCAGTTACTTCGGCCTGGTCGGGCGGATCATCATCACGCTCGCAGCGGTGTGCATGCCGCTGTTTTTCATCACCGGATGGCTGCTGTACCTCGATCGTCGGCGCAAGAAAAAGCAGATCAAGGATGCGCGCAAAGGCCTCGCTCAACCGGCCGGCGATGCTTCGGCGTGGCTGATCGGTTTCGCCAGCCAGAGCGGTTTTGCCGAGCAACTGGCGTGGCAGACCGCCGGGCAATTGCAAGCCGCCGGATTGCCGGTGAAGGTGCAGCCACTGGCCAATGTCAGCGAGCAGGATCTGCGTGAATCGAACAACGCGCTGTTTGTGGTGAGCACGTTTGGCGACGGCGAAGCACCGGACAGCGCGCGCGGATTTGAGCGCAAAGTGCTCGGCAAGGCGGCAACGCTCGACAGCCTGAATTACTCGGTGCTCGGTCTCGGCGATCGTCAGTATCAGCACTTCTGTGGTTTCGCCAAGCGCCTGCATCAATGGCTAAGCGAGCACGGCGGCAAGACCCTGTTTGCGCCAGTGGAAGTCGACAGCGGTGATCCGTATGCCCTGCGTCACTGGCAGACTCAATTGGGCCTGCTCACCGGGCAAGCGCCGATCGACACTTGGCAAGCGCCAAGCTACGACAACTGGACGCTGCTGCGCCGTGAGCTGATGAACCCGGACAGCAGCGGCTCACCGGTTTATCTGTTGGGCTTGAGCGCACCGAACACCAGCAGTTGGCTGGCCGGCGACCTGGTCGAAGTACTGCCACGCAACTGCCCGTGGGCCATCGAAAACTTCCTCGACGGCCTCGGCATTCGTGGCGAGACCACAGTGAAAATCAACGGCCTCGACGAACCTCTGGAAGTCGCGCTGGCGTCGCGGCAATTGCCCGAGCACCGCGCCCATCTGGTCGGTTTGCATGCGCAATCGCTGGTCGATGCGATGGTGCCGCTGGCCATGCGCGAGTACTCGATCGCCTCGATTGCCGCCGACGGCGTGCTGGAGTTGATCGTGCGTCAGGAGCAGCATTCGGATGGCAGCCTCGGCATTGGTTCCGGCTGGCTGACCGAGCATGCGCCGGTGGGGGGCAGCATCAGTTTGCGGGTGCGGCGCAACAGTGGTTTCCATCTGCCGAACGAACCAGTGCCGATGATTCTTTTGGGCAACGGCACCGGCATCGCAGGACTGCGCAGCTTGCTCAAGGCGCGGATTGCCGATGGTCAACAGCGCCAGTGGTTGCTGTTTGGCGAGCGTAATCGTGAACACGATTTCCTCTGCCGTGCGGAGCTGGAAGAGTGGTTGATCAATGGTGATCTGGAGCGGCTGGATCTGGCGTTTTCGCGGGATCAGGCGGAGAAGGTTTATGTGCAGGATCGTTTGCGTGAGTCGGCTGAGGAGTTGAAGAAGTGGCTGGCCGACGGTGCTGTCATCTATATCTGCGGCAGTTTGCAGGGGATGGCATCAGGCGTGGACCAGGCACTCAACGACATCCTCGGTGCCGCTGAAGTCGAACGCCTGATTGAGCAGGGCCGCTATCGCCGCGACGTCTATTAA